GATGGCTGATCTCACTGGGGGAGAGAAAGTGAAAGTTTTACTTGCTCAGGCTTTATTCGGTCATCCAGATGTTCTCCTTCTCGATGAGCCAACGAACGGACTTGATATTGAAGCTATTCAATGGCTAGAAGATTTTTTAATTAATTTCGATAATACTGTTATTGTCGTGTCACATGACCGTCATTTTCTTAATAATGTGTGTACACATATTGCTGATGTGGATTTTGGTAAGATTCAAATTTATGTGGGGAATTATGATTTTTGGTACGAATCCAGTCAACTTGCCTTGAAAATGGCACAAGAACAAAATAAGAAAAAAGAAGAAAAAATTAAAGAACTGCAGAACTTTGTGGCACGGTTTAGTGCAAATGCCTCTAAATCAAAGCAAGCTACATCGAGAAAAAAGTTGCTTGATAAGATTGACTTGGACGATATTAAACCTTCCTCGCGAAAATACCCGTATGTGGCTTTTAAATCAGAGCGAGAAATTGGCAATGATTTATTAACTGTTGAAGGACTTACTAAGTCGGTGGATGGTGTCACATTATTAAATAATGTTAGCTTCACTTTAAAGAAAGATGATAAAGTGTCTCTCGTAGGACCAAACGAAAATGCAAAAACAGTGTTAATGCAAATCCTTATGGGAGAAATTGAACCAGACAGCGGTACTTTCAAATGGGGTATTACGACGTCTCAATCGTATTTCCCTAAAGATAATTCTGCTTATTTTGAAGGCTGTGAGTTGTCTTTAATCGATTGGTTGAGACAATATTCACCTGAAGATCAAACTGAAACATTTTTACGCGGTTTCCTTGGACGCATGCTTTTTTCGGGAGAAGAGGCTAAAAAGAAAGCGAGCGTATTATCTGGGGGAGAAAAGGTCCGCTGCATGTTATCAAAAATGATGCTAAGCGGTGCTAATGTCTTATTATTAGACGAACCGACGAATCACTTAGATTTAGAGTCTATTACGGCATTAAATAATGGCCTCATTCATTTTAAAGGGTCTGTTGTTTTTACGTCACATGACCATCAATTTAATCAATCCATCGCCAATCGAGTTATAGAAATTAAGGATGAAGGCGTCTTTGACAAAGAGATGACATATGATGAATACATTGCATTAAGGACCAATGTTAATAAATAGAGCGAAGAACCCGGGCAATCGCCCGGGTTCTGTGTGATAAAAATGTTTTTTGCACATAATATCGCGCTTAATTTGTAGCAGGACAGGTGGCATACTCACCTACACACTGAACAGCATCAATATTAATATAACCGTATACGTGTGGGGACATTCTTCCCCTTTCCTCCACATCTTCATAAATAATAACACTTTCCAATTTTTGTGTATCAATTGATAAAAGAATCAATGACTTATCTTGCAAATTTAGTTCCTGCACAAGTTGTTCTGTTTGACCTGGATCAGCGCATGGAATATAACCTCTATCATCGAAGTCGGCAGGCCAATACTCTCCGTCCTCTTGGGCGTATTCCCATTCTTCTTTAGTTACAAGATAATAGATCATCTGTCGTTCCCCCTCGCATTACAACCAAGGCTTCTTTTCTCTATATTATAACGAAATTTTTTAACAAAAAGGATGGCAATCACATGACAATTCATCATTTATTATAGATAGGGAAGAGTGTTTTTAACTCATCCCTATCAAATGTATGGCGTTTTATCACAGCTAACCGCCCGTAAAATTTCCGCCTCAAAATTGAACCAAATCTATTTAGGCTAGAGATAACCGAGGCTAATGTCCTGATTCACACTCACCGACCAATTAGTGGGCGAAGAACAAAACGTCCACTAATTGAAGCTTCGTTTTATAAATTCTCAATTTTCACCTTACTACCAGATCCACCAGGCTCAGCTGAACTGACAATTAATTTACGTGGCAATCTTTCTTTTAGTTCAGGAACATGACTTATAACGCCTACTGATAAGTGTGTTGTATGCAGCTGTTCTAGGGCTGTGACCACCGTTTCTAGTAAATGAGGATCTAGTGTTCCAAAGCCTTCATCTAAAAAGAAAAACTCAAGATTATGCTCACCTTTTAATTGAATAGAAGCAGACAGAGATAATGCTAAAGCAAGAGAGGTTAAAAAGGTTTCCCCACCTGATAGTGATGTAACTGGACGTCTTACGCCCCCATTTAAATCATCTCGCATAATAAAACCACCAGTGGAATCTACTTCTATCGCATATCGACCACGTGTCAAGGTTTTTAAACGTTCTGAAGCAAGTCTACTAACTTGG
The Salipaludibacillus sp. LMS25 DNA segment above includes these coding regions:
- a CDS encoding DUF952 domain-containing protein, with the translated sequence MIYYLVTKEEWEYAQEDGEYWPADFDDRGYIPCADPGQTEQLVQELNLQDKSLILLSIDTQKLESVIIYEDVEERGRMSPHVYGYINIDAVQCVGEYATCPATN
- a CDS encoding ABC-F family ATP-binding cassette domain-containing protein translates to MINVTDVSLRYGDKKLFEDVNIKFTPGNCYGLIGANGAGKSTFLKILSGEVEAQSGHVHFPADHRLAVLKQDHFAFEEEVVLDVVMMGYERLFAVMKEKDAIYMKSDFTDEDGMKAAELEGEFAEMNGYEAESDAAVLLKGLGIHEDLHSKKMADLTGGEKVKVLLAQALFGHPDVLLLDEPTNGLDIEAIQWLEDFLINFDNTVIVVSHDRHFLNNVCTHIADVDFGKIQIYVGNYDFWYESSQLALKMAQEQNKKKEEKIKELQNFVARFSANASKSKQATSRKKLLDKIDLDDIKPSSRKYPYVAFKSEREIGNDLLTVEGLTKSVDGVTLLNNVSFTLKKDDKVSLVGPNENAKTVLMQILMGEIEPDSGTFKWGITTSQSYFPKDNSAYFEGCELSLIDWLRQYSPEDQTETFLRGFLGRMLFSGEEAKKKASVLSGGEKVRCMLSKMMLSGANVLLLDEPTNHLDLESITALNNGLIHFKGSVVFTSHDHQFNQSIANRVIEIKDEGVFDKEMTYDEYIALRTNVNK